Proteins from a genomic interval of Sphingomonas sp. Y38-1Y:
- a CDS encoding lysozyme inhibitor LprI family protein, which translates to MLSLLLAAALAQQCGASGNQAELNACAASDYQQADKAMNAQWRVTLAKLRANDRENGDDGFGPPTAELLLKSQRAWLAYRDAECKLASQEARGGSMQPMLQSGCLARLTEARTMALKELIEER; encoded by the coding sequence ATGCTGAGCCTGCTCCTCGCCGCTGCCCTCGCGCAGCAATGCGGCGCATCGGGCAACCAGGCCGAGCTCAACGCCTGTGCCGCCAGCGACTATCAGCAGGCGGACAAGGCGATGAACGCGCAGTGGCGCGTGACGCTGGCCAAGCTGCGCGCCAACGACCGCGAGAATGGCGACGATGGCTTCGGCCCGCCGACCGCCGAGCTGTTGTTGAAGTCGCAGCGCGCCTGGCTCGCCTATCGCGACGCCGAGTGTAAGCTGGCGTCTCAGGAAGCGCGCGGCGGATCGATGCAGCCGATGCTGCAATCAGGCTGCCTCGCACGCCTGACCGAGGCGCGGACGATGGCGCTCAAAGAATTGATCGAGGAGCGGTGA
- the bioB gene encoding biotin synthase BioB, whose translation MNEMTTIQAVSERWSRDDIAALYDLPFIELVFRAAEVHRANHPANQVQRSTLLSIKTGGCPEDCGYCNQAAGAETGLKATRLMDVRAVMQAAAEAKDNGSTRFCMGAAWRNPKDRDMPAIVQMVKGVRQMGMETCMTLGMLTPAQADQLAEAGLDYYNHNIDTSPEHYAKVITTRTFEDRLDTLESVRAAGINVCSGGIVGLGETRADRVGFIHALANLPTPPESVPVNALVPVKGTPLGDMLADTPMAKIDDIEFVRTVAVARITMPSSMVRLSAGRESMGEATQALCFMAGANSIFTGDKLLTTGNAGDDADAALFAKLGLTAMAAAPTQEKCGC comes from the coding sequence ATGAACGAGATGACCACGATTCAGGCGGTGAGCGAGCGGTGGAGCCGCGACGACATCGCCGCGCTCTACGACCTGCCCTTTATCGAACTCGTGTTCCGCGCGGCCGAGGTCCATCGCGCCAATCACCCGGCAAATCAGGTCCAGCGATCGACGCTCCTGTCGATCAAGACCGGCGGCTGTCCGGAGGATTGCGGATACTGCAACCAGGCCGCGGGCGCGGAGACGGGGCTCAAGGCCACCAGGCTGATGGACGTGCGCGCGGTGATGCAGGCGGCGGCTGAGGCCAAGGACAATGGCTCGACGCGCTTCTGCATGGGGGCCGCGTGGCGCAATCCCAAGGACCGCGACATGCCCGCAATCGTCCAGATGGTGAAGGGCGTGCGCCAGATGGGGATGGAAACCTGCATGACGCTCGGCATGCTGACGCCGGCCCAGGCTGACCAGCTCGCCGAGGCGGGGCTCGACTACTACAACCACAACATCGACACCTCGCCCGAGCATTATGCCAAGGTCATCACGACCCGGACGTTCGAGGACCGGCTGGACACGCTCGAATCGGTGCGTGCGGCCGGGATCAACGTCTGTTCGGGTGGCATCGTCGGATTGGGCGAGACGCGCGCCGACCGTGTCGGCTTCATCCACGCGCTCGCCAACCTGCCCACGCCGCCGGAAAGCGTGCCGGTGAACGCGCTGGTGCCGGTCAAGGGCACGCCGCTCGGTGACATGCTCGCCGACACGCCGATGGCGAAGATCGACGATATCGAGTTCGTTCGCACCGTCGCGGTCGCGCGCATCACCATGCCGTCGAGCATGGTGCGCCTGTCGGCGGGCCGCGAGAGCATGGGCGAGGCGACACAGGCCCTGTGCTTCATGGCCGGCGCGAACTCGATCTTCACCGGCGACAAGCTGCTGACGACGGGCAATGCCGGCGACGATGCCGATGCAGCGCTGTTCGCGAAGCTTGGGCTGACCGCGATGGCGGCGGCGCCGACACAGGAGAAATGCGGATGCTGA